Proteins encoded within one genomic window of Mesorhizobium sp. AR10:
- a CDS encoding tripartite tricarboxylate transporter permease, with protein METLSHLAHGFSVAFTPVNLMWCLLGTTLGTAIGVLPGLGPALTIALLLPITYQVAPEASFILFAGIYYGAMYGGSTTSILLNTPGESATIVTALEGNKMARSGRGGAALATSAIGSFVAGTIGTLGVAFLAPVVVKFALAFGPAEYFSLMVLAFITVSAVLGSSSVRGLTSLFIGFVIGMIGVDLQTGQPRFTFGMNQLLDGVDVIIAAVGLFAVGETLYMASRRYAGKDEIVPLKGSLYMTAAEWGRSWKAWLRGAAIGFPIGAMPAGGAEIPTFLSYAIEKKLSRHKEEFGTVGAIEGVAGPEAANNASAAGVLVPMLTLGLPTSATAAIMLSAFQSYGINPGPLLLTTQADLVWGLIASLFIANVILVILNLPLIGLWVRLLKIPAPQLYAGILVFATVGTYGISQSPIDLVILYLLGAAGFLMRRFDFPTAPVIIGMILGPLAETQFRRAMTISNGDWSVFYTHKLSLALLTLALIGLAGPHIWAYIQHRRLRGPEHVPGDA; from the coding sequence ATGGAAACGCTCAGCCATCTTGCACACGGATTTTCGGTCGCTTTCACGCCAGTCAATCTCATGTGGTGCCTGCTTGGCACCACGCTCGGCACCGCAATCGGCGTGCTGCCCGGCCTCGGGCCGGCGCTGACCATCGCCCTGCTCTTGCCGATCACCTACCAGGTGGCGCCGGAGGCGTCCTTCATTCTGTTTGCCGGCATCTACTACGGCGCCATGTATGGCGGCTCGACGACATCGATCCTGCTCAACACACCGGGCGAAAGCGCCACCATCGTCACCGCGCTCGAGGGCAACAAGATGGCCCGTTCCGGCCGCGGTGGCGCGGCATTGGCTACTTCGGCAATCGGCTCCTTCGTTGCCGGTACCATCGGCACGCTGGGTGTCGCCTTCCTGGCGCCGGTCGTGGTGAAGTTCGCGCTGGCTTTCGGCCCGGCTGAATATTTTTCGCTGATGGTGCTGGCCTTCATCACGGTTTCGGCGGTGCTCGGCTCGTCGTCGGTGCGCGGCCTGACCAGCCTGTTCATCGGCTTTGTCATCGGCATGATCGGCGTCGACCTGCAGACCGGGCAGCCGCGCTTCACCTTCGGCATGAACCAATTGCTCGATGGTGTCGACGTCATCATCGCCGCCGTCGGCCTCTTCGCCGTCGGCGAAACGCTGTACATGGCTTCACGCCGCTATGCCGGCAAGGACGAGATCGTGCCGCTCAAAGGGTCGCTCTACATGACCGCCGCCGAGTGGGGGCGTTCGTGGAAGGCATGGCTGCGGGGTGCTGCGATCGGCTTCCCGATCGGCGCCATGCCGGCCGGCGGCGCCGAAATCCCGACCTTCCTGTCCTATGCGATCGAGAAAAAGCTCTCCAGGCACAAGGAGGAGTTCGGCACGGTCGGCGCCATCGAAGGCGTTGCCGGTCCGGAAGCCGCCAACAATGCGTCGGCCGCAGGCGTGCTGGTGCCGATGCTGACGCTGGGATTGCCGACCTCGGCGACGGCGGCGATCATGCTTTCCGCCTTCCAGAGCTACGGCATCAATCCGGGGCCACTGCTGCTGACAACACAGGCCGATCTCGTCTGGGGTCTTATCGCCAGCCTGTTCATCGCCAACGTCATCCTCGTCATTCTCAACCTGCCGCTGATCGGACTGTGGGTACGGCTGTTGAAGATCCCGGCGCCGCAGCTCTATGCCGGCATCCTGGTGTTCGCGACGGTCGGCACCTACGGCATCTCGCAATCGCCGATCGATCTCGTCATCCTCTATCTGCTGGGTGCTGCCGGCTTCCTCATGCGCCGCTTCGATTTCCCGACAGCGCCTGTCATCATCGGCATGATCCTCGGACCACTCGCCGAGACGCAGTTCCGCCGCGCGATGACCATTTCGAATGGCGACTGGTCGGTGTTCTACACCCACAAGCTGTCGCTGGCGCTGCTGACGCTGGCTTTGATCGGCCTGGCTGGGCCGCACATCTGGGCCTACATCCAGCACAGGCGCTTGCGCGGACCGGAGCACGTGCCTGGCGATGCCTGA
- a CDS encoding CaiB/BaiF CoA transferase family protein: MTDLLSGIRVLDLTNVLAGPYCAYQLALLGADVIKVEAPQGGDLARQLGASPELNKAAMGASFLAQNAGKRSVMLDLKKDADRERFLDLVASADALVENFRPGVMDRLGLGYETLKEVRPGLVYCAISGFGQTGPMRDNPAYDQIIQGLSGIMSITGTPETAPLRVGYPVADTLGGLVGAFAIAAALVKQKTSGEGAFLDVSMLECTLSALGWPVSNYLTAGVDPQPMGNENMTAAPSGAFHTGDGLLNIAANKQEQFVMLCQLIGRPELAQDSRFAERETRKRNRAALKVLIEAALASASAASWEEKLNRAGVPAGRVLTIPQVLKERQVIERGMTARFQGVPGMDRPLTVVRGGFMVDGAAPLPTLPPPALGEHMDEVFASLPPRARVQA, translated from the coding sequence ATGACCGATCTGCTTTCCGGCATTCGCGTCCTCGACCTGACCAATGTTCTGGCCGGCCCTTACTGCGCCTACCAGCTGGCGTTACTTGGTGCCGATGTGATCAAGGTCGAGGCGCCGCAAGGTGGCGATCTGGCGCGCCAGCTCGGCGCCTCGCCGGAGCTCAACAAAGCCGCCATGGGCGCTTCGTTCCTGGCGCAGAACGCCGGCAAGCGATCGGTGATGCTCGATCTCAAGAAGGACGCCGATCGCGAGCGTTTCCTCGATCTGGTCGCCTCTGCCGACGCGTTGGTCGAGAATTTCCGCCCTGGCGTGATGGACCGGCTGGGTCTCGGCTATGAGACGCTTAAAGAGGTCCGGCCCGGCCTCGTCTATTGCGCAATATCGGGCTTCGGACAAACCGGACCGATGCGCGACAATCCGGCATACGACCAGATCATCCAGGGACTTTCGGGCATCATGAGCATCACCGGCACACCGGAGACCGCGCCGCTGCGGGTCGGTTATCCTGTCGCCGATACGCTGGGTGGGCTGGTCGGGGCTTTTGCCATCGCCGCCGCGCTGGTGAAGCAGAAGACGAGCGGCGAGGGCGCTTTCCTCGACGTGTCGATGCTCGAATGCACGCTCTCCGCACTTGGCTGGCCGGTCTCCAACTATCTGACCGCCGGCGTCGATCCGCAGCCGATGGGCAACGAGAACATGACCGCAGCACCTTCCGGAGCGTTTCACACCGGCGACGGCCTGCTCAACATCGCCGCCAACAAGCAGGAGCAATTCGTGATGCTCTGCCAGTTGATCGGGCGGCCGGAACTGGCGCAGGATTCGCGCTTTGCCGAGCGCGAGACGCGCAAGCGCAACCGCGCCGCCTTAAAGGTGCTGATCGAGGCTGCCCTGGCGAGCGCCTCGGCAGCCAGCTGGGAAGAAAAGCTCAATCGCGCCGGCGTGCCGGCGGGCCGGGTGCTGACGATCCCGCAGGTGCTGAAGGAACGCCAAGTGATCGAGCGCGGCATGACGGCTCGTTTCCAGGGTGTGCCCGGCATGGACCGGCCGCTGACCGTCGTGCGCGGCGGGTTCATGGTCGATGGCGCAGCACCATTGCCGACCTTGCCGCCGCCGGCGTTGGGCGAACATATGGACGAGGTCTTTGCCAGCCTGCCGCCGCGCGCAAGGGTACAGGCATGA
- a CDS encoding citryl-CoA lyase: MSGGEKKTGRERGEEWWQTDIIEMRPGVIRLRGYEIQDLIGRVSFPAVIWLMLRGELPSEDQAALLGIALGAAVDHGPQAPSIAIARMAITCGVGINSAMASAVNVLGDVHGGAGEQALSFYGDIAVALDRGATLGDAVSMRLDRFFAEEKGYVPGFGHRFHPVDPRAPRLIEVTRDFAARGIVNGRFADIAEAIEAEVARRKGKKIPLNIDGATAVIYGELGFPPPLTRGLFVLSRSVGILAHAWEQSQQTDRNKGPLPREWLWAYTGTPVRPFPEPDHESG; encoded by the coding sequence ATGAGTGGCGGGGAGAAAAAGACAGGCCGCGAGCGTGGTGAAGAATGGTGGCAGACCGATATCATCGAGATGCGTCCCGGCGTCATCCGGCTGCGCGGCTACGAAATCCAGGATCTGATCGGCCGCGTCAGCTTTCCGGCTGTCATCTGGCTGATGCTGCGTGGCGAATTGCCAAGCGAAGATCAGGCGGCGCTGCTCGGCATCGCGCTTGGTGCTGCCGTCGACCACGGGCCGCAGGCGCCGTCGATCGCCATTGCCCGCATGGCCATCACGTGTGGCGTCGGCATCAACAGCGCCATGGCCTCGGCCGTCAATGTGCTGGGCGACGTGCATGGCGGCGCCGGCGAACAGGCGCTGTCTTTCTATGGCGACATCGCCGTGGCGCTCGATCGGGGCGCGACGCTGGGCGATGCCGTATCGATGCGGCTCGACCGCTTCTTCGCCGAGGAAAAAGGCTATGTGCCGGGATTTGGCCACCGCTTCCATCCCGTCGATCCGCGCGCGCCGCGGCTGATCGAGGTGACCCGCGACTTTGCCGCGCGCGGCATCGTCAACGGGCGTTTCGCCGACATCGCCGAGGCGATCGAGGCCGAGGTCGCGCGACGCAAAGGCAAGAAGATCCCGCTCAACATCGACGGCGCCACCGCCGTCATATATGGCGAGCTCGGCTTTCCGCCGCCGCTGACGCGCGGCCTTTTTGTCCTGTCGCGCTCGGTCGGCATCTTGGCGCATGCGTGGGAACAATCGCAGCAAACCGACCGCAACAAGGGACCGCTGCCGCGCGAATGGCTGTGGGCCTATACCGGTACCCCGGTGCGACCTTTTCCAGAACCCGACCATGAAAGCGGGTGA
- a CDS encoding NUDIX hydrolase — translation MAATKKKAVRKAKKGERIRQVAAIPFRLSEHGDIEVMLVTSRTTRRFIVPKGWPMKGKSGRKAAMIEAQEEAGVLGKIMKEPAGTYSYWKRLENRFVRVDVIVFLLEVTEELANWPEAKKRERAWLTPIDAALLIDEPDLSTLLKTLKRPQPAPDDLI, via the coding sequence ATGGCAGCAACCAAGAAGAAAGCGGTACGCAAGGCAAAGAAGGGCGAAAGGATCCGCCAGGTCGCGGCTATTCCCTTTCGGCTGAGCGAGCATGGCGATATCGAGGTGATGCTGGTCACGTCACGCACGACCAGGCGGTTCATCGTGCCCAAGGGTTGGCCGATGAAGGGCAAGAGCGGGCGCAAGGCGGCCATGATCGAGGCGCAGGAAGAGGCTGGCGTCCTCGGCAAGATAATGAAGGAGCCAGCCGGGACCTATTCCTACTGGAAACGGCTGGAGAACCGCTTTGTTCGCGTCGATGTCATCGTCTTCCTGCTTGAGGTGACGGAGGAACTGGCCAACTGGCCGGAAGCCAAGAAACGGGAGCGGGCATGGCTGACGCCGATCGATGCGGCACTGCTCATCGATGAACCGGATCTTTCAACGCTTTTGAAAACCTTGAAGCGGCCGCAACCTGCACCGGACGATTTGATTTGA
- a CDS encoding response regulator transcription factor — MTNSNVKILVVDDEPPIRKLLRVGLGSQGYAISEAPNAKAAIELVEMERPDLILLDLGLPGMSGHDLLRKWRDDGLDVPVVILSSRTDEAGIVQALELGADDYITKPFGMNELVARIRVALRHKFQQQGEKPVFHTGDLTVDLVKRIVKVEGKEIKLSPKEYDILRILVQHSGKVLTHHFLLKQVWGDSTDVQYLRVYVRQLRQKIEKTPDQPRYITTETGVGYRLRDVE, encoded by the coding sequence ATGACCAATTCAAACGTCAAGATATTGGTCGTCGATGACGAGCCGCCCATCCGCAAACTGCTGCGCGTCGGCCTCGGCAGCCAAGGCTACGCGATCAGCGAGGCACCCAACGCCAAGGCCGCGATCGAGCTCGTGGAGATGGAAAGGCCGGACCTGATCCTGCTCGATCTCGGCCTGCCCGGCATGAGTGGCCATGACCTTTTGCGCAAATGGCGCGACGATGGCCTCGACGTTCCCGTGGTCATCCTGTCCAGCCGCACCGACGAGGCCGGCATCGTCCAGGCTCTGGAACTCGGCGCCGACGACTATATCACCAAGCCATTCGGCATGAACGAACTGGTCGCACGCATCCGCGTGGCGCTCCGTCACAAATTCCAGCAGCAGGGCGAAAAGCCGGTGTTCCATACCGGCGATCTCACGGTCGACCTGGTCAAGCGCATCGTCAAGGTCGAGGGCAAGGAGATAAAGCTCTCGCCGAAGGAGTACGACATCCTGCGCATCCTAGTGCAGCACTCGGGCAAGGTGCTCACCCACCATTTTCTGCTGAAACAGGTCTGGGGCGATTCAACCGACGTGCAGTATCTCAGGGTCTACGTTCGGCAGCTCCGGCAAAAGATCGAGAAGACGCCCGACCAGCCGCGCTACATCACCACCGAAACCGGCGTCGGATATCGCCTGCGCGACGTCGAGTGA
- a CDS encoding sensor histidine kinase yields the protein MPDDSRNETRPSPDALLDHAEREARGRLRIFLGAAPGVGKTYEMLMSGRAKLADGTDVVIGIVETHGRKETQALVEGYEVIPRQKVDYKGRLLDEMDIDAILARRPALVLVDELAHTNAPGSRHPKRYLDVQEILTHGIDVYTTLNIQHVESLNDVVAQITRVRVRETVPDSIIDQADDIEIIDLTPDDLIKRLEEGKVYFPNTAQRAIENYFSPGNLTALRELALRRTAQRVDEQLLTHMQAHAIPGPWAAGERVLVCVDARPGGAARVRYARRLADRLRAPWTALNVDTPRSAAMSEEDKDRLAAHLRLAEQLGAEVTTIPGQNIAQDIVRHATANNFTHIVIGRPTRSRWRELIEGSLTYDLIRNAGDISVHVISGTERGTEAASRNVRAATEQWQFQVWPYLKATAYVAGSLAFAVLLDQFLDVRNLAIIFLIAVLASAVTGGLWQALYACFVSALAFNYFFLEPRYTLTIRDPESIVALGVFLVVAVIASNLTARVQRQAVAARSRARATEDIYLFSKKLAGAGTLDDVLWATAFQIASMLKLRVVLLLPENGSITVKAGYPPDDTLAEADIAAARWAWEHNRAAGRGADTLPGAKRLYLPLRTGRTAIGVVGLDNDKQGPLLTPEQQRLLDALADQAAVAIERIQLVADVDRAKLAAEADRLRSALLTSISHDLKTPLAAIMGAAGTLREFAAALPEQDRAELLSTVLDESERLNRFIANLLDMTKIESGAMEPNYAFHYVGDIVGSALRRAKKIIGEHKTEIEIPSDLPMLRLDPVLFEQVLFNLLDNAAKYAPAASTIRLQGWADNGSVILQIMDEGPGIPPGDLERVFNTFYRVRKGDQIRAGTGLGLSICRGFIEAMGGTISAANRTDRSGAVFTIRMPVPAEMPDVEDANVDDLA from the coding sequence ATGCCGGACGACAGCCGCAACGAAACCAGACCTTCTCCAGACGCGCTGCTTGATCATGCGGAGCGGGAGGCGCGCGGTCGCCTGCGGATATTTCTGGGCGCAGCCCCAGGCGTCGGCAAGACCTACGAGATGCTGATGTCGGGCCGCGCCAAGCTGGCCGATGGCACGGATGTGGTGATCGGCATCGTCGAGACCCACGGTCGCAAGGAAACCCAGGCGCTGGTCGAAGGCTATGAAGTCATCCCGCGCCAGAAGGTCGACTACAAGGGGCGCTTGCTGGACGAGATGGATATCGATGCCATTCTTGCCCGCCGCCCTGCTCTCGTGCTCGTCGACGAGCTCGCCCATACCAATGCGCCGGGCAGCCGCCATCCCAAACGCTATCTCGATGTTCAGGAAATCCTGACGCACGGCATCGACGTCTACACGACGCTCAACATCCAGCATGTCGAAAGCCTGAACGATGTCGTGGCGCAGATCACCCGTGTACGGGTTCGCGAGACGGTTCCCGATTCCATCATCGACCAGGCCGACGACATCGAAATCATCGATCTCACTCCCGACGACCTGATCAAGCGACTCGAGGAAGGCAAGGTCTACTTCCCCAACACCGCCCAGCGCGCGATCGAAAACTATTTCTCGCCAGGCAATCTGACCGCGCTCAGGGAACTGGCGCTACGGCGTACGGCCCAGCGCGTCGACGAGCAGTTGCTGACCCACATGCAGGCCCACGCTATCCCTGGGCCGTGGGCGGCGGGTGAAAGGGTTCTCGTCTGCGTCGACGCGCGTCCGGGTGGGGCCGCCCGCGTCCGCTATGCGCGCAGGCTGGCTGACCGGCTCCGCGCGCCCTGGACGGCGCTTAACGTCGATACCCCTCGCTCGGCCGCGATGTCCGAGGAGGACAAGGACCGGCTGGCGGCGCATCTGCGCCTTGCCGAGCAGCTCGGCGCCGAGGTGACGACCATTCCGGGTCAGAACATTGCGCAGGATATCGTCCGCCATGCGACGGCGAACAATTTTACCCACATCGTGATCGGCAGGCCGACCCGATCACGCTGGCGCGAATTGATCGAGGGCTCGCTCACCTACGATCTCATCCGCAATGCCGGCGACATCAGCGTCCATGTCATTTCGGGAACCGAGCGGGGCACAGAGGCAGCGTCGAGGAACGTCCGGGCGGCGACCGAGCAATGGCAGTTCCAGGTCTGGCCCTATCTCAAGGCCACGGCCTATGTCGCTGGCTCGCTCGCCTTCGCCGTCCTGCTCGACCAGTTTCTCGACGTTCGCAATCTCGCGATCATCTTTCTCATTGCCGTCCTGGCATCGGCGGTGACCGGCGGTCTCTGGCAGGCGCTTTACGCCTGTTTCGTTAGCGCCCTTGCCTTCAACTATTTTTTCCTCGAGCCACGCTACACGCTGACGATCAGGGATCCGGAGAGCATTGTTGCGCTTGGCGTGTTCCTCGTTGTCGCCGTCATCGCCAGCAATCTGACCGCGCGCGTGCAGCGTCAGGCTGTCGCCGCCCGCTCGCGGGCACGCGCCACCGAAGATATTTACCTCTTTTCAAAGAAGCTCGCCGGCGCCGGCACGCTCGACGACGTCCTGTGGGCCACCGCTTTCCAGATCGCCTCGATGCTGAAACTGCGGGTCGTGCTGCTTCTGCCCGAAAACGGCTCGATCACCGTCAAGGCCGGCTATCCGCCCGACGACACGCTGGCCGAGGCCGACATCGCAGCCGCCCGCTGGGCCTGGGAACACAACCGCGCCGCAGGTCGCGGCGCCGACACGCTTCCCGGCGCCAAGCGCCTCTATCTGCCCCTGCGAACCGGGCGCACCGCGATCGGCGTCGTCGGCCTCGACAACGACAAGCAGGGTCCGCTGCTGACGCCCGAGCAGCAGCGGCTGCTCGATGCGCTCGCCGACCAGGCCGCTGTCGCCATCGAGCGCATCCAGCTTGTCGCCGACGTCGACCGCGCCAAGCTCGCCGCCGAGGCGGACCGGCTGCGCTCCGCCCTGCTCACCTCGATTTCCCACGATCTGAAAACGCCGCTCGCCGCCATCATGGGCGCCGCCGGCACGCTCCGGGAATTCGCGGCCGCTCTTCCCGAACAGGACCGGGCGGAGCTTTTGTCGACCGTACTCGATGAATCGGAACGCCTGAATCGCTTCATCGCCAATCTGCTCGACATGACCAAGATCGAATCCGGCGCCATGGAGCCGAACTATGCCTTCCACTATGTCGGCGACATTGTCGGCTCCGCGCTGCGGCGAGCGAAGAAAATCATCGGCGAACACAAGACCGAAATAGAGATCCCCTCAGATCTACCGATGTTGCGGCTCGACCCTGTCCTGTTCGAGCAAGTGCTGTTCAATCTCCTCGACAATGCCGCAAAATACGCCCCCGCCGCTTCGACGATCCGGCTGCAGGGCTGGGCCGACAACGGTTCCGTCATCCTGCAGATCATGGACGAGGGACCGGGCATTCCCCCTGGCGATCTGGAGCGTGTATTCAATACGTTCTACCGGGTCCGCAAAGGCGACCAGATCCGCGCCGGCACCGGGCTTGGGCTGTCGATTTGCCGCGGTTTCATCGAGGCGATGGGCGGTACGATTTCGGCGGCAAACCGGACCGACCGCTCGGGTGCTGTGTTCACCATCCGGATGCCGGTTCCCGCGGAGATGCCCGATGTCGAAGACGCCAATGTGGATGATCTGGCATGA